The sequence AATGCCATTTTCCTTCCCTCGTAGTCCTGTTAAACACAGATTCTGCTGAACTATGTCCCCGAGGGCAGAAAATCGAGATCTTATTTCAGAGCCCAGATCCCCTATCAAGACCCACTTCAATTTCACCTATCATTTTGACAGATTCACAGCAACGCCCAGCGCCCACCCCGCGGAATTTTTGCTACCTCCCAGTAATGCCTCTCTGAGGCAAACCCCTCACAGCACAGTGCACAGACAACCGAATCAAAATACATTTAGGTAGGTAGAGATCCATGCTTCATGCACCTTCAATTTTATAACAGCACTAGGTGCGGATGCACGCTAGTTGGATCCTTCGTCAGATTTGCTTGAGTAATACGGAGCCcagagcaaataaaaaaataggcttcctaAATATTTGGTGCCCTCCCATCACTTTCCGTTATGTGTATGCTCTCAAGTGCACTACATAATAGTTGTGGCAACTCCATATCCTTTCTCATTGGGGCTTAACTTTAAGTAGATACTTGTATAAATATAGGGATTTATATAGCAATCTGTATTAATGCTAGTTCCACATCTCCCAGATGTAGCATTCTATAAGCAGGTGGAAAACAGAGCAGAGCACTGGAGCCAGAGTCTTTTTGTGCAAGTtggaatacaaaataaaaagttgGAAAGCTACTAAGTATTCCTGGCTACAGGCTGCAACTGCAAATTTAGGGGATTAGGTTGTTGCTTAGTGCCCGGTTGGGGTTACGCAGTGCTTTTCACAGTACATGGGGTCCTAGAGCTCATACTGTGTTGTGGATGCCAGCAGAAAATAGCTGTTATTGGCTCAACAATCATGTGTAAGTGGGCAGCCAGATGAAAAggtctatttccatttccatggGACTGAAGTTCGTAAAGCAAGCAAGGATGTGTATATAGACTTTCCACTTACGACCTGCAGCAGCCTCAAGGTGTTTTCAAGTAAGGCGTAAAATGATAGGGAGCCTTCACTTGGGAGGCGTTTTTCGAAGCAATGGGGAAAGTGTCCGAAGGAGCGCAGAGGTTTAACATTACTTTGGACCGCAGTGTTTCCGTTCTTTTCGGAGCGTTGTGGGTGGCTCTGAAAAGAGCCTTTGGGTCTGTTTATTTTGTGGCCGGCCGTGGTCCGGGCAGTTTGGCCTTTTGGCCTCACTGGACCGCGACGGGCGCGGTGCTGGGCTTGAGAGGCGCTTTGGTGCCTTTGGCGGCCTTGGCGACGGGCTTGGGCGCGGCCTTGGCGGCGGCCGCGCTATGCAGAGCTTCGGTCTTCTTGGGCAGCAAGACGGCGTGGATGTTGGGCAGGACTCCGCCCTGCGCGATGGTCACACCGCCCAGCAGCTTGTTCAGCTCCTCATCGTTGCGCACCGCCAGCTGCAAGTGGCGCGGGATGATGCGGCTCTTCTTGTTGTCCCTGGCTGCGTTGCCGGCCAGCTCCAGGATCTCGGCGCTGAGGTAC comes from Podarcis raffonei isolate rPodRaf1 chromosome 2, rPodRaf1.pri, whole genome shotgun sequence and encodes:
- the LOC128408956 gene encoding histone H2A-like, with the translated sequence MSGRGKTGGKARAKAKSRSSRAGLQFPVGRVHRLLRKGNYAERIGGGAPVYLAAVLEYLSAEILELAGNAARDNKKSRIIPRHLQLAVRNDEELNKLLGGVTIAQGGVLPNIHAVLLPKKTEALHSAAAAKAAPKPVAKAAKGTKAPLKPSTAPVAVQ